The Niallia alba genome includes a window with the following:
- a CDS encoding YceG family protein, with amino-acid sequence MNKDYYTINNVLLPLSKENWFDILLKPINERPLYDTNNRIYTFGQAVIKLLGISLDEDEYYNQLYNWIHKDNTGLHLLTDETLDRTIDNQHFQSIQKVFNRMHEQNLSINRFVAFLDGENVLLKSSVPAIHRKLRESFIKVIQHFAEIEENGLKNNDLRRLVVDVVKWSINHLQPALEDSKVSENMPKFLWYGDANKSQSYFIYYLLTFGCDIVIVHPRGEDILGKLKLNKELFFQHQYPQNKEPESFPAEERKRTATVAYRASREIESILHHEGSNLYKPWQFRDYIPISITLKTTYDEIFLLEKELAMIRPNFNVMNGEVHIPSVFAKIFGVSKNRKEYWDRIHGIVNKEETLLINNFPFTRAIVSDYRYHYRGALGRDGILETEKMMTAHYWSYKQLPAGLQKGIATAISRVCARPALKKQSNESDEDVAIFLFSQCLLIPDEFLKMLQKFDYSQEVPSIVLFKTEKNGVFTREDAAMLLLMNALGVDVILYNPPGHVDMETFTKDTLFDVHWLEDVVFDMEYKEPSFLKRGIFSGFLKNRKGE; translated from the coding sequence ATGAACAAAGACTACTATACAATCAATAACGTATTACTTCCTTTGTCTAAGGAAAATTGGTTTGATATCTTGTTAAAACCAATTAACGAACGACCGTTATATGATACGAATAACCGTATTTATACTTTTGGTCAGGCAGTAATAAAATTATTAGGAATATCATTAGACGAGGATGAATATTATAATCAGCTGTATAATTGGATACATAAAGACAATACTGGTTTACACTTGCTAACCGATGAAACACTGGATAGGACAATTGATAATCAGCATTTTCAATCGATTCAAAAAGTATTTAATCGGATGCATGAGCAAAATTTGTCCATTAATCGATTTGTTGCTTTTCTTGACGGGGAGAATGTATTACTGAAATCTTCCGTTCCTGCTATTCATCGGAAATTGCGAGAAAGCTTTATTAAAGTCATTCAGCATTTTGCTGAAATTGAAGAAAATGGATTGAAGAATAATGATTTAAGAAGATTAGTAGTTGATGTTGTAAAATGGTCGATTAATCATTTGCAACCTGCCCTGGAAGACAGTAAGGTCAGTGAAAATATGCCTAAGTTTCTTTGGTATGGAGATGCGAATAAAAGTCAGTCCTATTTTATTTATTATCTCCTTACATTTGGGTGTGACATTGTTATTGTCCATCCAAGAGGGGAGGATATTCTGGGAAAATTGAAGCTGAATAAGGAACTGTTTTTTCAGCATCAATATCCGCAAAATAAAGAGCCAGAAAGCTTTCCCGCAGAGGAGCGAAAAAGAACAGCAACCGTAGCTTATCGGGCATCGAGGGAAATTGAGAGTATTCTTCACCACGAAGGATCCAATCTTTATAAGCCATGGCAATTTAGAGACTATATCCCGATATCCATCACATTAAAAACGACGTATGATGAAATATTTCTCTTGGAGAAAGAACTCGCTATGATTCGGCCAAACTTTAATGTAATGAATGGAGAAGTGCATATCCCTTCCGTTTTTGCTAAAATATTTGGTGTTAGTAAAAATAGAAAAGAATACTGGGATCGAATACATGGAATAGTCAATAAAGAAGAAACATTATTAATAAATAATTTTCCGTTTACAAGAGCGATTGTTAGTGATTACCGATACCATTATCGTGGGGCTTTAGGAAGAGATGGTATCCTTGAGACAGAAAAGATGATGACAGCGCATTATTGGAGTTATAAACAGCTGCCAGCTGGCTTGCAAAAGGGAATTGCTACTGCCATTTCAAGAGTTTGCGCAAGACCAGCACTTAAGAAACAGTCTAATGAATCAGATGAGGATGTGGCAATTTTTCTATTTTCACAATGTTTACTCATTCCTGATGAATTTTTAAAAATGCTGCAAAAATTTGATTACTCTCAAGAGGTACCAAGTATCGTATTATTTAAAACAGAGAAAAATGGTGTATTTACGAGAGAAGATGCAGCAATGTTACTTCTAATGAATGCATTAGGTGTGGATGTGATCCTCTATAACCCACCAGGCCATGTAGATATGGAGACCTTTACGAAAGACACGCTTTTTGATGTGCATTGGTTAGAAGATGTTGTGTTTGATATGGAATATAAAGAGCCATCCTTTCTAAAAAGAGGCATATTTAGCGGGTTTTTAAAGAATAGAAAAGGAGAATAA
- the ilvA gene encoding threonine ammonia-lyase IlvA: protein MEQDVMKKWVQLEDIIIAYQGIKDIVAHTPLQKNYRLSEKYDCNVYLKREDLQHVRSFKLRGAFYSMKMLEKEKMKNGVVCASAGNHAQGVAYSCRYLNVHGKIFMPATTPKQKVTQVKMFGKENVEIILTGDTFDDSYVEAVACAEAEDRAFIHPFNDENVIAGQGTMAIEIMNDIDVPIDYVFASIGGGGLMAGLSTYIKSVSPSTKMIGVEPAGAPSMKEALIRDKVVTLNKIDKFVDGAAVKSVGQKNFEICRDYVDDILLVPEGKVCTSILSLYNEHAIVAEPAGALPVAALDLYKEKIKGKNIVVIISGGNNDIDRMQDIKERSLLYEGLLYHFIVNFPQRAGALREFLDDVLGPDDDIVRFEYVKKNNKENGPAVVGLELKKRDDYKELIERMDKKGFPYTEINRDSNLFHLLV from the coding sequence ATGGAACAAGATGTAATGAAAAAATGGGTGCAGTTGGAGGATATTATTATTGCATACCAAGGCATTAAAGACATAGTAGCCCATACTCCCTTACAAAAAAATTATCGTTTATCTGAAAAATATGATTGCAATGTTTATTTAAAAAGGGAAGATTTACAGCATGTGCGTTCCTTTAAATTAAGGGGAGCATTTTATTCAATGAAAATGCTAGAAAAAGAAAAAATGAAAAATGGGGTAGTTTGTGCTAGTGCAGGAAATCACGCACAAGGTGTGGCGTATTCATGTCGTTATTTAAATGTTCATGGGAAAATTTTCATGCCTGCAACCACACCAAAACAAAAGGTTACGCAAGTTAAAATGTTTGGTAAAGAAAATGTGGAAATCATTTTAACTGGTGATACATTTGATGATTCCTACGTAGAAGCGGTTGCTTGTGCTGAAGCAGAAGACAGAGCATTTATCCATCCATTTAATGATGAAAATGTCATCGCAGGACAAGGAACAATGGCAATTGAAATAATGAATGATATTGATGTGCCAATTGATTATGTTTTTGCAAGCATTGGTGGCGGCGGTTTAATGGCTGGTTTAAGTACATATATAAAAAGCGTTTCCCCATCTACAAAAATGATTGGTGTTGAACCAGCAGGAGCACCTTCGATGAAGGAAGCTTTAATAAGAGATAAAGTAGTAACGTTAAATAAAATTGATAAATTTGTAGATGGAGCAGCAGTCAAAAGTGTCGGACAAAAGAATTTTGAAATCTGTCGAGATTACGTGGATGACATTCTTTTAGTACCTGAAGGAAAAGTTTGTACGTCTATTTTATCTTTATACAATGAGCATGCTATTGTTGCTGAACCAGCAGGAGCACTACCAGTTGCTGCCTTAGATTTATATAAGGAGAAGATAAAAGGAAAAAACATTGTGGTTATTATTAGTGGAGGAAATAACGATATTGATCGGATGCAGGATATTAAAGAGCGTTCGTTACTATATGAAGGATTATTATATCACTTCATCGTTAATTTTCCCCAACGGGCGGGGGCACTAAGAGAATTTTTAGATGATGTATTAGGACCAGATGATGATATTGTCCGATTTGAGTATGTAAAAAAGAATAATAAAGAAAATGGTCCAGCCGTAGTTGGTTTGGAGTTAAAAAAAAGGGATGACTATAAAGAATTAATAGAACGGATGGATAAAAAAGGTTTTCCTTATACCGAAATCAATCGAGATTCCAATTTGTTTCATCTACTCGTCTAA
- a CDS encoding dihydrofolate reductase, with translation MISLIVAMDKNKVIGVNNQLPWHLPADLKYFKKVTTGHPIVMGRKTRDSIGRNLPNRENVIITRNPDYQCEDCTVLHSIDEFYEWSNAHAEDEIFIIGGAELFSETIKKTDRLYITKIDAEFEGNTFFPALDWQEWQVVSEQKGIVDEKNIYPHTFFVYERV, from the coding sequence ATGATTTCGTTGATTGTTGCAATGGATAAGAACAAGGTCATAGGCGTAAACAATCAATTACCATGGCATTTACCAGCTGACTTAAAGTATTTTAAAAAAGTAACGACTGGGCATCCGATTGTGATGGGTAGAAAAACAAGAGATTCTATCGGTAGAAATTTACCAAATCGTGAAAATGTCATCATAACGAGAAATCCTGACTATCAATGTGAAGATTGTACGGTTCTCCATTCAATCGATGAATTTTATGAGTGGAGCAATGCACATGCTGAGGATGAGATTTTTATCATTGGTGGGGCCGAGCTTTTTTCTGAAACAATTAAGAAAACAGACAGGTTGTATATAACGAAAATTGATGCAGAATTTGAAGGAAATACTTTTTTTCCAGCATTAGATTGGCAGGAATGGCAGGTTGTAAGTGAGCAAAAAGGGATTGTTGATGAGAAAAATATTTATCCACATACTTTTTTTGTGTATGAGAGAGTGTAA
- a CDS encoding HAD family hydrolase has product MKLFASDLDRTLIYSKRALNEMETPWNPQMIGVEEKNGEHVSFMTKESYHLLKEIAAKHLFVPVTTRTYQQYKRIFIMEKEIPVTYCVTSNGARIHYQGVVLKDWDETIQQRLKADCCEKEEILEKLQQYALDGELKIADNLFFYYVLNAKIDQDNKKEITKLASDHGWNISLQGRKLYFMPSPICKGKAISYIKEREGAEQTIGAGDSLLDSPFLNVCQTAYIPCHGELTLEESRNATHVLTNQKGAFAGEEIVRNVHKQFVF; this is encoded by the coding sequence ATGAAATTATTTGCATCAGATTTAGATCGAACATTAATTTACTCGAAACGTGCTTTAAATGAAATGGAAACTCCGTGGAATCCACAGATGATTGGGGTAGAAGAGAAAAATGGTGAGCACGTTTCTTTTATGACGAAAGAAAGCTATCATTTGTTGAAAGAAATTGCTGCTAAGCATCTCTTCGTTCCTGTAACAACAAGAACCTATCAGCAATATAAGCGGATTTTTATAATGGAAAAAGAAATTCCTGTTACCTATTGTGTAACGAGTAATGGGGCAAGGATTCATTATCAGGGAGTAGTTTTGAAGGATTGGGATGAAACGATTCAACAGCGTTTAAAAGCAGATTGTTGCGAAAAAGAGGAAATATTAGAGAAACTTCAGCAGTATGCTCTTGATGGTGAATTAAAGATTGCCGATAATCTTTTCTTTTATTATGTATTAAATGCAAAAATAGACCAGGATAATAAGAAAGAAATAACCAAATTAGCAAGTGATCATGGCTGGAATATCTCTTTACAAGGACGAAAACTTTATTTTATGCCTAGTCCTATTTGTAAAGGCAAGGCCATTTCGTATATAAAAGAAAGAGAAGGAGCAGAGCAAACAATCGGAGCGGGTGATTCATTATTAGATTCTCCCTTCCTAAATGTTTGTCAAACAGCTTATATTCCATGTCATGGAGAGCTGACATTGGAAGAATCAAGAAATGCGACACATGTATTAACAAATCAAAAAGGTGCATTTGCCGGAGAAGAAATTGTGAGAAATGTTCATAAACAGTTTGTTTTTTAA
- the trhA gene encoding PAQR family membrane homeostasis protein TrhA yields MNFSIKDFSLKEEIANSITHGIGLLLSIPALVMLIINAAESANPWRIVSFSIFGATMIILYLCSTLLHSITHEKVKDLFEILDHSSIYLLIAGTYTPFVLVAIRGGLGWTLFGIVWGLAIIGIVFKCYYVKKYIVTSTILYVIMGWLIVTAIVPLYHAIGTTGFMLLIGGGLLYTIGSIFYVMQKIPYFHAIWHLFVLAGSALMYFCVYLYV; encoded by the coding sequence ATGAATTTTTCAATAAAAGATTTCTCATTAAAGGAAGAGATTGCTAACAGTATTACCCATGGGATTGGATTACTTTTAAGTATACCAGCATTAGTCATGCTTATTATTAATGCTGCTGAATCTGCAAATCCATGGAGAATTGTAAGTTTTTCAATTTTTGGAGCCACGATGATTATTCTTTATTTATGTTCCACATTACTGCATAGCATCACCCATGAAAAAGTAAAGGATCTTTTTGAAATATTAGATCATTCCTCCATCTATCTTTTAATCGCTGGCACCTATACTCCCTTTGTTTTAGTTGCTATACGTGGCGGCTTAGGATGGACGTTATTTGGTATTGTCTGGGGATTAGCTATTATTGGAATAGTCTTTAAATGTTACTATGTAAAAAAATATATTGTTACATCAACAATTCTGTATGTCATTATGGGCTGGCTCATTGTAACGGCAATTGTTCCGCTTTATCATGCAATTGGTACGACTGGCTTTATGCTTCTTATCGGTGGCGGCCTCCTATACACAATAGGCAGTATCTTTTACGTTATGCAGAAGATTCCATACTTCCATGCCATTTGGCACTTATTTGTATTAGCTGGCAGTGCTTTAATGTATTTCTGTGTATATCTTTATGTTTAA
- a CDS encoding TerD family protein, giving the protein MSINLSKGQRIDLTKTNPGLTRAIIGLGWDINQYDGGTGFDLDASAFMANENGKVVNDEDFIFYNNLIHSSGGVEHTGDNRTGEGDGDDEQIIIDFTKIPSHVNKVGIAVTIHDAETRRQNFGQVSNAFVRVVNEENNVEILRFDLGEDFSVETAVIVCELYKHNGEWKFNAVGSGFSGGLAALCRNYGLDV; this is encoded by the coding sequence TTGAGTATTAATCTTTCGAAAGGTCAACGAATTGATTTAACTAAAACGAACCCCGGATTAACGAGAGCAATCATTGGGCTAGGTTGGGATATTAACCAATATGATGGCGGAACTGGCTTTGACTTAGACGCATCAGCTTTCATGGCAAATGAAAATGGCAAAGTTGTCAATGATGAGGATTTTATCTTCTATAACAATCTTATCCATTCAAGCGGAGGAGTAGAACATACTGGTGATAACCGTACTGGTGAAGGGGATGGGGATGATGAGCAAATCATTATTGATTTTACAAAAATTCCTAGCCATGTAAATAAAGTAGGTATTGCAGTAACTATCCATGATGCAGAAACAAGAAGACAAAATTTTGGACAAGTTTCCAATGCTTTTGTTCGTGTAGTAAATGAAGAAAATAATGTGGAAATATTACGTTTTGATTTAGGAGAAGATTTTTCTGTGGAAACTGCGGTTATCGTATGTGAACTCTATAAACATAATGGAGAATGGAAATTTAACGCAGTCGGCAGTGGCTTTTCTGGAGGACTTGCTGCTTTATGCCGTAATTATGGTTTAGACGTATAA
- a CDS encoding toxic anion resistance protein: MQPSNINNETNQVTELLTAEKVSEIKLALRNEPEVQKLAQSIDEKDQIQILEFGKEPATQISKFSDKILNNMRTTKVEDSGELLKQLGRIMDKFDKKDFEDTSKGFLGKLFKKSEKIMEKLFGKYQSMGQEIDKVYVEISKYQNEMVDSTTMLDEMYEQNYQYYLTLEKYAVAGNMKSEELKMQVLPQVEAKAIAGDQLAGMQLDSLRNAIELLDQRVYDLEMAKMVALQTAPQIRLLQRGNTKLIGKINSAFVTTIPIFKNGLIQAVAAKRQKLVADSMSELDRRTNEMLVKNAQNISQQSVDIARLAGSPSIKIETIEESWNIIIKGMQETKSIEEENKRLREEGTKKLEELQNNFKQMKLQG; the protein is encoded by the coding sequence ATGCAACCATCGAATATAAATAATGAAACCAACCAAGTTACTGAGTTATTAACAGCAGAAAAAGTATCAGAAATCAAATTAGCGCTTAGAAATGAGCCAGAGGTACAAAAATTGGCTCAGTCTATAGATGAAAAGGATCAAATTCAAATACTTGAATTTGGTAAAGAACCTGCGACACAAATTTCTAAATTCTCCGATAAAATCCTTAATAATATGAGAACAACAAAAGTGGAAGACTCTGGTGAATTATTAAAACAACTTGGCAGAATTATGGATAAATTTGATAAAAAAGATTTTGAAGACACATCAAAAGGCTTCTTGGGTAAACTGTTTAAAAAAAGTGAAAAAATCATGGAAAAGCTTTTTGGAAAATACCAGTCTATGGGCCAAGAGATTGATAAAGTATATGTAGAAATTTCGAAATATCAAAATGAAATGGTTGATTCTACAACGATGCTCGATGAAATGTATGAGCAAAATTATCAATATTATCTTACTTTAGAAAAATATGCTGTTGCAGGGAATATGAAATCAGAAGAATTAAAAATGCAAGTACTTCCTCAAGTAGAGGCAAAAGCTATTGCTGGTGATCAGCTAGCTGGTATGCAACTCGATTCACTCAGAAATGCAATCGAGCTATTGGACCAGCGTGTTTATGATTTGGAAATGGCAAAAATGGTCGCTTTGCAAACCGCTCCACAGATTCGCTTATTACAAAGAGGAAATACGAAATTAATTGGCAAGATTAATTCAGCTTTTGTAACCACTATTCCTATTTTTAAAAATGGTCTTATTCAAGCTGTTGCAGCAAAAAGACAAAAATTAGTCGCAGATAGCATGAGTGAGTTGGACAGAAGAACGAATGAGATGCTTGTTAAAAACGCGCAAAATATTTCACAGCAAAGTGTTGATATTGCAAGACTGGCAGGCAGTCCGAGCATTAAAATAGAGACAATTGAAGAATCCTGGAATATTATCATAAAGGGTATGCAAGAAACAAAATCTATTGAAGAAGAAAATAAACGCCTGAGAGAAGAAGGCACAAAGAAATTAGAAGAATTACAAAATAACTTTAAGCAAATGAAGCTGCAAGGGTAA
- a CDS encoding TerD family protein: MAINLQKGQRVDLTKGNPGLSKTLIGLGWDPVQQSKGGGLLGALFGGGQAASIDCDASVIMVNEQGKVQANSDVIYFGNLKSRDGSVQHSGDNLTGDGDGDDEQIQVELSKVPVHIHKLVFVVNIYDAVKRKQHFGMIQNAFIRIVNPLTNQALIHYNLTDDYAGKTSLIVGELYRNGQDWKFAAIGTGTNAGSLGELVKSFS; this comes from the coding sequence ATGGCGATTAATTTACAAAAAGGACAAAGAGTCGATTTAACTAAAGGGAATCCAGGTTTAAGTAAAACTTTAATTGGTCTTGGTTGGGATCCCGTTCAACAAAGCAAAGGTGGAGGCTTGCTAGGCGCACTTTTTGGTGGCGGACAGGCAGCAAGTATTGATTGTGATGCTTCTGTGATTATGGTTAATGAGCAAGGAAAAGTTCAAGCAAATAGTGATGTTATCTACTTTGGAAATTTAAAAAGCCGTGACGGGAGTGTCCAGCATAGTGGTGATAATTTAACTGGAGACGGTGATGGTGATGATGAACAAATCCAGGTTGAATTAAGTAAAGTACCTGTACATATTCATAAACTAGTTTTTGTTGTTAATATTTATGATGCAGTAAAAAGAAAACAACATTTTGGGATGATTCAAAATGCCTTTATCCGTATCGTTAATCCATTAACAAATCAAGCACTTATTCACTATAATTTAACAGACGATTATGCAGGTAAAACTAGTTTAATAGTTGGCGAATTATACAGAAACGGACAAGATTGGAAATTTGCAGCAATCGGTACAGGCACAAATGCAGGTAGTTTAGGTGAACTAGTCAAATCGTTTTCATAG
- a CDS encoding cysteine protease StiP family protein — protein sequence MKINAQQKVKFGSYDKEDVIFLLKDLSGISLEGSTEDREKKIQGGAHYSETLPIEYNPPEHYLQLFWETLHDYKDKVARSIAIVAEQIYQKHREQTVLVSLARAGTPIGILIKRYLKWKYNVSLPHYSISIIRDRGIDENAIHYMLEAHKGYALQFIDGWTGKGAISIELTKACEIFYQKYQVRLDDTLAVLADPGYCTTLYGTREDFLIPSACLNSTVSGLVSRTVLNDAYIGQADFHGAKYYQELEPYDVSKVYLDNITEAFQKVNPAYIAEKISANHLDQTVDFRGMQEVLAIKEEFHIDSTHYVKPGVGETTRVLLRRVPWKILMKDPDSPYVKHIVMLAKERGVEVIPYPNMSYTCCGLIKKVVQEG from the coding sequence ATGAAAATAAACGCACAACAAAAAGTAAAGTTTGGCTCCTATGATAAAGAAGATGTTATCTTTCTTTTAAAAGATTTAAGTGGAATTTCTTTAGAAGGATCTACCGAAGACCGAGAAAAAAAGATCCAAGGCGGAGCGCATTATAGTGAGACTTTACCAATTGAATATAATCCACCAGAACATTATTTGCAGTTGTTTTGGGAAACTCTTCATGATTATAAAGACAAAGTAGCCCGTAGTATTGCCATCGTGGCAGAGCAAATTTATCAAAAACATAGAGAACAAACGGTATTAGTTTCTTTGGCAAGAGCAGGTACACCTATTGGGATTTTAATCAAACGCTATTTGAAATGGAAGTACAATGTATCATTACCACACTATAGTATATCCATTATAAGAGATAGAGGCATAGATGAAAATGCTATTCATTATATGCTAGAAGCGCATAAAGGGTATGCCCTACAGTTTATCGATGGCTGGACAGGAAAAGGGGCTATTTCGATTGAATTAACGAAAGCATGTGAGATATTTTATCAAAAATATCAAGTCCGTTTAGATGATACTTTAGCCGTTTTGGCTGATCCAGGTTATTGTACAACACTTTATGGAACACGAGAAGATTTTTTGATTCCAAGTGCTTGTCTGAATTCAACCGTATCAGGTCTTGTAAGTCGTACTGTCTTAAATGATGCCTATATAGGACAAGCTGATTTTCATGGAGCGAAATATTATCAGGAATTAGAGCCTTATGATGTATCGAAAGTATACTTAGACAATATTACAGAGGCTTTTCAAAAGGTAAATCCAGCTTATATAGCGGAGAAGATTAGCGCAAACCATCTTGATCAAACCGTGGATTTTAGAGGGATGCAAGAAGTTCTTGCCATTAAGGAAGAGTTCCACATTGATAGCACGCATTATGTAAAACCAGGTGTAGGAGAAACAACAAGAGTCTTATTAAGAAGAGTACCATGGAAAATTTTAATGAAGGATCCAGACAGTCCATATGTAAAACATATTGTTATGCTTGCAAAAGAAAGAGGCGTAGAAGTTATCCCCTATCCTAATATGAGCTATACTTGTTGTGGATTGATTAAAAAGGTTGTGCAAGAAGGATGA
- a CDS encoding thymidylate synthase produces MRQYLDLCEHILSNGVRKEDRTGTGTISTFGYQMRFDLSEGFPLITTKKLHLRSIIYELLWFLNGDTNVKYLQDHNVRIWNEWADEKGNLGPVYGHQWRSWTTREGNTIDQISELIHTIKTNPDSRRLIVSAWNVGDIEKMALPPCHCLFQFYVADGKLSCQLYQRSADVFLGVPFNIASYALLTHMIAQVCDLEVGDFVHSFGDVHIYTNHIEQVKLQLTRDPKPLPQLKIKQDVKDIFSFAYEDFEIVNYEAHPHIKGVVSV; encoded by the coding sequence ATGAGACAATATTTAGATCTATGTGAGCATATTTTATCAAATGGTGTAAGAAAGGAAGATCGTACAGGAACTGGAACGATTAGTACGTTCGGTTATCAAATGCGATTTGATCTTTCGGAAGGTTTTCCATTAATTACTACAAAAAAACTCCATTTACGTTCGATTATTTATGAATTACTTTGGTTTCTAAATGGTGACACAAATGTGAAATACTTACAAGATCATAATGTCCGAATTTGGAACGAATGGGCGGATGAAAAAGGAAATTTAGGTCCAGTGTATGGACATCAATGGCGTTCTTGGACAACGAGAGAGGGGAATACGATTGATCAGATATCTGAATTAATCCATACGATTAAAACCAACCCTGATTCAAGAAGATTAATTGTAAGTGCTTGGAATGTTGGAGATATTGAGAAAATGGCGTTACCGCCATGTCATTGTCTATTTCAATTTTATGTAGCAGATGGCAAATTATCCTGTCAGCTATATCAGCGTTCAGCAGATGTATTTCTAGGAGTACCTTTTAACATTGCTTCCTATGCACTGTTAACACATATGATTGCCCAAGTTTGCGATTTAGAGGTAGGAGATTTTGTTCATTCCTTTGGAGATGTTCATATTTATACCAATCATATTGAGCAAGTAAAGCTTCAACTTACGAGAGATCCTAAGCCGTTACCACAGTTAAAAATCAAGCAAGACGTAAAAGATATCTTTTCCTTTGCATATGAAGATTTTGAAATCGTTAATTACGAAGCACATCCACATATTAAAGGAGTGGTAAGTGTATGA
- a CDS encoding anthrax toxin lethal factor-related metalloendopeptidase, producing MSWLKRLAPVSMIAATSILMGNSQLPNNEIYLKTLSELTIVKAHLSTDAKENLGNIIILPEESFDQKEAAVIIERLNHLPPSLLKKVQSRGIKVKLFTGKLTDNKTAQKFTGIIPRGYTSQKTWDDVPGIGGGKVVLVKIGASERGQGHSSVNLEYHELAHSIDYKILKNASKSEGYRIMWNEEKSRLFPNKPYFIQYAEEYFAETFAMFYIGGKEKEKLLEFAPKTYHYIASIK from the coding sequence ATGAGCTGGCTCAAAAGATTAGCACCAGTATCTATGATAGCAGCAACAAGTATTCTTATGGGAAACTCACAGCTTCCGAATAATGAAATATATTTAAAAACATTATCCGAATTAACGATTGTTAAAGCACATCTTTCTACAGACGCAAAAGAAAATTTAGGAAACATTATTATTTTGCCAGAAGAATCGTTTGATCAGAAAGAAGCAGCAGTGATAATTGAAAGATTAAATCATTTACCACCTTCGCTTTTGAAAAAAGTCCAATCTCGTGGAATAAAGGTGAAATTATTCACTGGCAAATTAACTGATAATAAAACTGCACAAAAATTTACTGGCATTATTCCAAGAGGATATACTTCTCAAAAAACATGGGATGATGTACCTGGCATTGGTGGAGGAAAAGTGGTGCTTGTTAAGATTGGTGCAAGCGAAAGAGGCCAAGGCCATAGTTCTGTAAATTTGGAGTATCATGAATTAGCCCATTCGATAGACTATAAAATATTAAAAAATGCTAGTAAATCAGAGGGATATAGAATAATGTGGAATGAAGAAAAATCTCGATTATTTCCAAACAAACCATACTTTATTCAATATGCGGAGGAATATTTCGCAGAAACCTTTGCCATGTTTTATATAGGGGGAAAAGAAAAGGAAAAATTATTAGAGTTTGCGCCAAAAACATATCATTATATCGCTTCTATTAAATAA
- a CDS encoding DegV family protein: protein MKKIKIVTDSTVDLSQEILNKYEIEVISLSIYIDHKSYLDRVDITPAEFIDKMVKAEELPKTSQPSVGTFVEKYDELADEGYDIISIHMTGGMSGTVESAKSASQLTKARVFVVDSEFISKALSFQVLEAAEMVQAGHNVAEILQRLNHVKKHTKLYVVVDTLENLMKGGRIGKGKAFLGSLLNIKPIATLEDGVYTPIAKVRSRSQAVKFLASAFVEESIGKKIKSVGITHAGSLEVALKLKEAIEKATGFNKVDIDYTTPVISTHTGQGAIGFSYYIE from the coding sequence ATGAAAAAAATCAAAATTGTTACAGATTCAACAGTTGATCTATCACAGGAAATATTAAATAAATATGAAATTGAAGTAATATCTTTATCTATTTATATTGATCATAAATCTTATTTGGATAGAGTGGATATAACACCAGCTGAATTTATCGATAAAATGGTAAAAGCAGAAGAATTACCAAAGACTTCACAGCCATCTGTTGGCACTTTTGTTGAAAAATATGATGAACTTGCTGACGAGGGATATGATATTATTTCCATTCATATGACAGGCGGAATGAGTGGTACGGTAGAATCAGCGAAAAGTGCCAGTCAATTAACAAAAGCAAGGGTATTTGTAGTAGACTCTGAGTTTATATCTAAAGCTTTATCTTTTCAAGTATTAGAAGCTGCAGAAATGGTTCAAGCAGGGCATAACGTTGCTGAAATTTTGCAAAGATTAAATCATGTAAAAAAACATACGAAATTATATGTCGTTGTAGATACATTGGAGAATTTAATGAAGGGCGGTAGAATCGGAAAGGGGAAAGCTTTTCTAGGTTCTTTATTAAATATTAAACCAATTGCAACACTTGAAGATGGTGTATATACGCCTATTGCAAAAGTAAGAAGTCGTTCTCAGGCAGTAAAGTTTTTAGCTAGTGCTTTTGTAGAAGAGAGTATTGGCAAAAAAATTAAAAGTGTCGGGATTACACATGCTGGTAGTCTTGAAGTTGCCCTAAAGTTAAAAGAAGCAATCGAAAAGGCTACTGGTTTCAATAAAGTGGATATCGACTATACGACACCAGTTATTTCGACTCATACAGGACAAGGGGCCATTGGTTTTAGTTACTATATCGAATAG